The Hordeum vulgare subsp. vulgare chromosome 7H, MorexV3_pseudomolecules_assembly, whole genome shotgun sequence DNA window GTATTCCTATATGGTGGAACTGCTTTTTCTTGGAAGTCAACTAAACAGACTCTCGTAACAACTTCCACTAATCATTCTGAAATCAttgcattatttgaagcatcaaaagaatgtgtatggcttcgcaggATGATTAACCACATTCAAACTACATGTGGTGTTGGTTCATTAGGATCACCAACTATTATTTATGAAGATAATACAGCttgtgttgctcaaatgcaaatgggtTATATAAAAAGTAATATCACAAAACACATTTCTCCTAAATTGTTCTACCCTCATGAATTACAAAAAAATGGAGAAAATGATATTTTGCAAACTAAATCATGTGAcaatctagcaatttgttcacaaagtctttaccaaattcaacattccagaaatacattcatggaattggtatgagacgatTCCAagatttgcaaagttcagggggagaaaTCTCCTGAAAATATAACCCTTTAATTATCATCAGGTAATGaatattgtactcttttcctttatgagtttttCCAACAGGTTTCTCAtataaggtttttaacgagacaattaAATACAAGCATTGATGCATTCCATATTatatttctccttatatttttcctactaggttttaaaggagtttttcatGGCACATCTCATTGTACTCTTTTCATTGTGAGTTTCTTTGAAATTTTCTctcataatgtttttaatgaggcaatatcttatCAATGATCATAtatcatactttctatttttcctATCGGGGTTTTTAAAGGGAGTACTCAAGACATatattgttctctaaactcaaaAATGAGTTTTATCCCTCTATAAAGGTTTTCTCAAATGAGTTATCATGAggcaataatcattatatgttgcacaattttctccttattattttcccactgggtttaaaggagttttagcaacatatctacactattctcctcatatttttcccacagggtttttgaagGAGACTTTAAAGATTATACAACGATTTTTCAAGATGAAGATGAGGAACATTCTTAAAGAGAAAAACTTACAAGGATTATTATTTATCAAGATGATGCACATTTACAAAGACAAGCatggattagggggagtgttaggaaTTAATTAAATGTATTAATTAATGGGATAATCCCTGCGTTGCCGGTTGCCTTGATTTAGCAACCGTTCCTTGTAACTGTACTCGGGGTATAAATACCCCGCATCTTCAATCAATAATAACGGTTCCATCATTCTGTCACTTTCACTGTTTTACAGGAACATTCGAGGATTGGAAAAAAGAAGCTCCAGATTACAGTATGCTCTCCTCTCATCAATAAATTTAGTTCCTGAAGTGTTGAACATTACCAAACGAATGGTCAATCTAATGCTCACCATCTCTGAAGTAAACAACAAGAGAAAAGATcactgaaattgctgaattagcaCATTTACCTGCTGAGTGTTCCTTTTTTTTGGTAAACTAAcaacacaagagacatgcaataaCATCCTTACAGAAAGTTAACGCCATCTAACACCAGCCTTCCAGCAgagagcagaccataacatgctGAAGAAGATACATGGTCACagaaacagcagcagcaaagaaaTAACCTTTTTCTCCCAAATGGTGAAAGTCAATCAACCAAAGTTCATGACTTATTCCTACCCATTCTTTTTTTGGAATATACTGTAAAAAGCACTATCTTGACTTCACTTTTGCAAACCTCCAATCTCACAAGCATGGGCGGAATCTGTGCTGCAAACCGAAGCAGTGCAATAATAGTAATAACGACAATAACAAAAAACGTGACCAAACTTCTAATTCCCCCCCTTTTCCCGCGTCGCCTCTCTCGGGCGTCACGGGTGCAACCCCCCGGCGCCACCGCTTGcccacccccctcccccctcACCTCGCCGCTGCCCGAGGAGACCGTCGGTGAAGCCTGGTCAGGCTCCAGGGAGGGTGGAGGCGGGGCATCTCTTTGAAGGGCGCCTCGGCGGGCTTGTCGGGCTCCGAGAGGAACGCGACCGGTTGGCGCGGTGCCGGTGCTCCGGGGATGGGGGCGGCACGCGGAGGCCAAGTGCGGCGCGGGCGTGAAGTTCTGTTGTGGCGCAGGTGCGCAGCGTCCAGATGCGGCACGGGCGCACGGCTAGGGGCGCCATCCAGATGCGACGCGGACGCACGGTGAGGGGCCCAGCAGGCGCGCTGCAGGCACATGGTGGCCAGGTGTGGTGCGTGCGCGCGGCATCCAGATGCGGCGCGGGCGCACGGCGAGGGGCGCGACGTCCAGATGCAGCGCGGACGCACGGCGAGGGGCGCAACGGGCGCATGGCGAGGCGGGTGTGCGGCGGCCAGGTGAGGCACAGGGGCGCATACGTGGGGAGGCTTGAGCGGACTGTATGGCGCTCGAGCAACGACTTCGGCCGCGAGGGGCGTTGCCGGGATGGGTCTGCATGATCTAGCATCGCGTGGACGCCCCTCGGGTTGCGCGGGTCGGAGGCCCATGGCGACGAGGAAGTGTGCTCCGGCGGCGTGTGATGCGGATCTGGTCTTCGGCCGTCGGTGGTCTACGCAAGGTGCGGATGGCTACGGCGGGTCTTCGTGCTTCTTCGTAGATGGACAACTTCGATGGTGGTGATGTTTGGTGAGCTAACCGACGCCAATGCGGGATGATGTGCGGCCGAGGTGGTGTGGAGTTTGGTGAAAACCATGTCATGGCCTCGTGCCGTGACCAGCGATGGCGGCGGATGTGGCCGTCGTTgaccttcttgaaggcatcgttGCTTGTTTTCCCACCCCTCCTACGAGGATCTAGCCATTTCGGCCTCTCCGGGGAAAACCTTGATATGTGATCGGACGATGAAGACGTCTTGGTGTCGTATTTCCTCTTGAGGTCTTCGTCTTGGGAGCTTGGCGTCGGTGAGcgggaccagcagatggctgttggTGGCGGATGTGGCGTCTAGACTTCTGTGAAAACGATGATGGTGGGAGCGATATCGGCGACGCGGTAATGGTTGTGGTAGTCGGCTCCTCTTCGGCGTGTTCATGGTTTTGCCTCGGTTTGTTTGTTGTTATGGAGTCGAAGATGCGGGGTTGGGGCCCTCTGGTGTACGATGACTGGTTGCAACTATCATGTTCGGCAATCTCCCGTGACGCAGGGCGTGCCTGATTTTACCCTACCGAGTTCTCCGTCAGAGTCGGAGATATGTTGTTTGGACGTAGGACGACGTGCCGTTGATAAGGGGGGCTTTGTCCTGAGTGTTTCAGTCTAGAAGAGTGGGCTTGGCCCTTGTACCAGTTTTTGTCCGGATTTTCATAATTAACTAGACAATTCTCTTCTACTTCTTTAATAGATGAGACAATCTTTtcctccgtttcaaaaaaaaCTTGACCATGATTTCATGAAAAAAAGAAATAGCAAAATGTTACTCCGAGGCACAGCTACAGCATTCCCCGAAAGGAAAAAAATACATTATCTATATGTTCTGCTCTACACCCAACCAAATTTATTCAGTCGATTGATTGTCCCAGAGAAAAAATATCAGTCAAATCAATCACGGCAATGCAGCATCATACAGTTGCAGCATTCCAGTTCCTAAAGTGTAGAACATTCCTGGACGAATGGTCGATGTTGAACTGCGGTCATCTAACAGCATCCAGCCATTTGGCCCCAGCGCATCGGACGAATGTCCTCTTTGATGTTGCGTCGACACTTTTTTTCATTTTGGAGATGAACGAGTTTTCAGCTGCGCCCCCAGGTTTTGACTCTCAGAcgtcaatttttttaaatttatcTTTCACGCTGTTAAAAAGACGCTACGAGTTCGACGATCATTATGCCATAAGTCGACAATCAACATGTCATAGTTTGACGAGATCAAATACACCCAATAGTTCGGCGATCAAAAGGAAGGGATAGTAGGGATGTGAAACGAATCAAACGGACGACTCGACGTAGTGAGGCTCCTCTGCCGTGGGACTGGCCGGGGTCGGGCTCATCGTCGACGTAGTCGGGTTCGTCATCGGCGTAGTTTCTGCGCTCGGGCTGGGCGTCGTCGTTGGTGTTGCCCTCGTGGTTGCCATTGTGGTCGTCGTCGGCGCGGGCATCTGGTTTAAGATGAGGCCGCGCTCCACGTGATACCACATCTTcacctactcgtcatcgtcgacgtGTATGCCCCTATCAAGAACGCCAGGTTGGTGTTCCTCTTCTTCACAACAACGTTGGTCCTGAGAAGGTCGAGCTTGACGTCCTGCTTGGTCATCAACGCCAACCACCGCCCGTCGGATTTCTCCTCCCTTCTGGGAGCGCTGCTCTTGGCATCGGCGATGCATTACTCGATCGAAGCTTGCAGCCGTTCGACAGCGGGCGCCgcgtcctttgctatcctggctttTTTGGTGCCATCTGGGTGCCATTCTGCCGCAGCCGGGATAGACGCGTTCAGATTGTAGGTCTCCTTGGCCTTGTCAAGagtgatcgagccaaacttccctCCACTTCTCGCACGACTCGATCCTGGAGAACACGTGAAGGAATTGAACTCTTGGTCCTCATTATCGGTACATGGCGAACATCCGAACCATCTGCACAACCGCGGACAAAACACGTCGTCAAAGTACATGGCGACGCGACGAACTGAGGCCGGTGAACTATGTCCATACCTGACCCTCGACACTGGCGCCGCTTTTCGGGCGAGCAACGACCTCCTCAACGATCACATGCCACTTGTTGCAGGCCGTATGGATCGTCGACCAGTGGTTTGACATGCCATTCTTGTCGCGGTCCATGTGGATGTTGACGAAGTCGGGGTCGACCAGATTGCGTTCGTCGAGCGCCGTTTTGATTCTACCCCAGTACGCATCGGTATTCTGATTCGCGTCGGTGATCGGGTCGATGCTGACGACCTTTCATGCTTCGGCAAGGCACTCGGCTTCCTTTGACGTCCACTTGACGCGTGGTTCGGCTGGCTTGGCGTTCGACGTCCACTTTCTCTTCCCCCCTTCTTCTCCGGCACTGGTTCCGGTTCCACCTCGACCAGctcttcctcccctcctcctccttgacgtCGTCGAGCCCGTCATCAGTGTCGTCGGCGGTGTCCATTGTTTCATCTTGCACGCTGAAACCCGGCTAGGACGCGGCGGCGACGAAGCCGCTCGTGATGATCTCGTCCAGGTCGGCGTCGGTGTGGTTAAACTGCAACACGGAAGTGGGCGCGAATGGGAGAACACCACGGTGCAGAGTCGGCGCAGGCGAGGCTGCTGACGAGTACGTCGGTGGCAGGTAGATGTACTGGGTGTTGAGGCCGGCGTTGAACGCGGGGAAGGGAGTACGCGGGTCGTGGCTGAAGCCGGTGGGGGCGGGAGGGGGGACGCTGCATTGAAACTGCCATGCGCGTCACCGTTGGAGTAGCCACGCGAGGGTACGTACCCCCAGGGCGGCATCGGCGACGAGAGGTTGGCCGACAACGCAACGCCCTGTCGGCCCTTCCATGCGACTTGCGGGTTGCGGCTGGGTCGATTCATCATCCCGACGCGGGACGCCTCTTCCTAATCGACTGCGGCCGCCATCGCCGCGTTCCTGATCCTCTTGACGTCGAGCCTCCTCCGCAGGTCTGTTGTGACCACCTCCCGGTGCTGGACATCCGCCCTCCAGTCGGCGTCCGGAATGCCCGCCGGCCTAGCCATCGGCTTCCTCTGCTTTGGCTGGCTGGAATTGGCACCGGTGGCGGGGCGAGGGAAGGTGTACTTCTTCTTCGGTGGCATGGCGGCTTGATGGTAGGAGCGGGAGAAGAATGGCGAGAGGGGGGGAGGGGGATGGAGGGAAAGGTAGGAGAAAGGGGGAGAAAACAGCGGGAATAGGCCCAGCTGTCGCCGACAGCGCGGACCCACTTGACTTTTCGCTTCGGCCGATGCTCCCACGCGCCCCCGGGGGGCTGGGTTCGGCTCGGATACGCCTGCTGTTATGTTGGCCCAAACCAGCGCTAAATAAGGAGTTGAGGATGCGAGTAAGCCGATTTTTCGCCGCACGGGCTAAAAAAGGCGCCCTGAAGGGCTGTTGGGGTGGGGGCGAGCGCTCTAATGCTTCACCAAATATCAGCATTTGTTCTGAAGTAAGCAACCAGAGAAGCATCACTGAAATTGCTGATCCCATCCACATACTAGAAAAGACGAGGCAGGACTCCAAATCTCAACAGGACAAACAACAGCATTTCCCGGCAGagaaatgcaaaacaaaacaTAATACATCGGTCAAATCATAGCAATCTAACAACAGCGCCAAATGCCAGCAGAAAATCGGTTGAACACAAATCCTGCTGATCACAAAAGCTGAAGGGAAGAAATACCCAACACTTCcaagatcatatcaccaaagtacCAGTCTCCTTTCTCCCATAAAAACAAAGTTTGTAACTTATTCCTAAACCCAACCCTGGTAGTGTTCAAATTACTTGCCACTAGTAACAATCAGAGACACAATGAGATTCCCAAATATGTATATGCCTGATGAAAGACATGTCGATGCGGTAACCAATACCCGTAGCGGTCCGTCCCAGGTGTGACAGTTAGGTCGGGTCCTGGCGATTTGGTTTGGCGATTGCAAAGGCGACCACATCTGTTGTGGGTTCCAGGCAGAATAGGATTTGGAACCTGAACCTTCCCCCCAAAATACGCATGTTTCTTTGGAGACTGGCGTATAACAGCCTGCCTTTGAGGATGAATATCAAAAGCAAGCATGTTGAGCTGGATACTAGATGCCCGCTATGTATATATGCGTCCCGACGAGGATGGCGGACATCTCTTTCTTAAGTACAAACTAGTGAAACAAGTCTGGAGAGGCTTACTGATCGAGGACATCAGGCTGAACCTCCTGCAGACAATCATGACACTTTTGTTTTCAGTTTCTGTACCCGATTCCTGTAATAAGGTTGCACATAACCTGGCTTCGTTCGGATTCAGAGCAGGAGTACCTAGCTCCTGGTGTATGGACATGTATTGGGGATGTAGCTCAGATGGTAGAGCGCTCGCTTAGCATGCGAGAGGTATGGGGATCGATACCCCACTTCTCCATTACTTGTTTTTTTTCAGTTCTGAATACTCTAGAGCGCCAGTTCTCCTACTGTAAAGGAAAGAAGCATCACCAAATGAGCGCATCTGGTGTAGTGGTATCATAGTACCCTCCCACGGTACTGACCAGGGTTCGATTCCCTGGATGCGcatttttttttacctttttcaaaTCGCTCAAATTACTACCAAATTTATTTTTGAATGTAGACAATTGTAGTCATGGTGAAACTGTCAGCATGTAAGCTACAAATCTTCATCCCGATAAAGATGAACTGTGAATTACCAGTGTTTACCTTGTCGATGAGCTGGCCAGCACCAGCCTTCCAGCAGACCATATATAACACGCTGAAGAAGATACTAGCACAAATCATGGTCACAGAAGCAGCAAAGACCCCATTTAGCAACACTTTTTCTCCCACCTGTTGAAAGCCAATCAACCAAAGTTCATAACTTATTCCTACCCAGTTGCCAAAATCAGCAGGACCAAAGTGTGCACTCAACATGAAAGATCGAAATATTATCAGCACAGAAGGGACTATCTAAACTAAAACTGCTAACCATTTCAACGACCAAAGTGCAACCACTCCATAGTAACAACAAGAACTGAAAGTAAACAGGGGTGAACGTTGCAGAAGTTCTATATAGCATAGATGCACCATGGTTTCAAACATtaacatgatgtacatcatataacagtcacaatATAGCATAGATACATCGTtcccgcaaaagaaaaaaaagaaaaattcttCCCCCTTCGCTGTTGTCAAACTTCACATGTAGGAGATACAGTGTATCTTCCTACTACAAGCCTTGGGCCATTAGAAATCGGAATACTGAAAATCAGTTATGCTATGACTGTATGAAATGCACCGAGAACTATATTTTGATTGGTTTCTGATGATAAAAATCGGTTGTGTTCCCCCCTGCTCCAGAAGAAGCAAAGCACCGTAATAAGCTGATCCATATGGATATACTGTTGCTATAATTTAGTTCTAGTACAACTGGATAGGAATAGGTCATATAATAACTCTGATAGATGGCAACTCATATAACTAACTATAATGAATTCATATCTGTAGGCCAGTGTCAAATAGAAAAACAACATAATATGACATGCTACTTTTTGCATGACCCGTAAATTAGCGCAAAACATATATGTTTCAGTAAAAAAAAACTGTTCGAAATCAAGTTTCAAGCACAAGATGCAATAATTTTGTCAGTTAATAATTACGCGATAAATACGATAACCAATTTTTGGATTATTTTGCTTACACAGGTTTGCCTAAGCTAGATGGGAATTAATTGGACTGAAATGCAACCACTCCTTAGTAACAACAAGAACTGAAAGTAAACCAGGGTGAACATTGTAACAGTTCTATATTTTTTTTCAAACATTAACGTGATGTACATCGTATAACGGTCACAATATAGCATAGATACATCGTGTAACTCTTCAGTCTGCAGTTAAGAAGACTTCTTGCTCCTTCGTTGTTGTCAAACTTCACATGTACTAGGAGATACAGTGTATCCTCCTACTAGACGCCTTAGGCCATTAGAAATACGAATACTGAAAATTAGTGACGCTATGGCTGTATAAAATGCACGAGAACTTTATTTTTAATTGGTTTCTGATGATAAAACTCGGCTGTGTCAATAATTTCGTCAGTTAATAATTGTCGCGATAATACGATAACCAACTGTTGGACTATTTTGCTTACACAGGTTTGCCTGAGCTAGATGGGAATTAATGATAGACAGATGGATTGAAAGGAGCTGCACAACACACTATCAATGATAGACTTGGAGGGACCATATCATGGTTAAGTAGCTCGAAGAGCGTCAATTAATTTTGTGTTCTTCCTGAAATGGAAGATCAGTACAGTGTACACCATTTGACAACCTCTTCCACAAGTTGCAATTCACCAATGGAGCAACAAAGTAGCACTGCACGGCTTGTGTCCCGTCTAATAGCATCAACAAATGTAGAAGAGTTGTACAATCTTGCAGTTACTTTCAGTCACTATCTGTCAATAACAAATGGAATCAAACTAGTAATCCGTAGCATCGGTTTCTTCCATGATCTATAACAATCCGTGGCACCTATACGGCATTCAAATTCACATCCCTCCCATCAAAATCTGCGTGCTACAAACAGTTTGAAGGTACAGTCGTACCTCCGATTAAGGAGCCTGGATTGAACAATCCTTCTGTACGATTTCAGCTTCTTGCTGGCTTTCGCAACACAGCGGAGAGGTAGGTTGATGTCGATGCGCCGCCGGCCTTCTCTCCGACGACCCACTTGAGCTTCTTGTAACCAAACCTCTCTATGAGCTTGGCAACCACTCGCCTCCTCTCCTCGCTCTGGCACAGGTAGCTGTCGATCCAGAGCAGCCCGCCGGCGCGCAGCACGCGGTCGACGTCGAACATGAAGAACTCCAGCGCCTCCGGCGTCGCCGCCTGCCCCATCGCGGGCGCCCCGGCCTCGTCCAGCGCCGCGGTGCCGACGTGCACCAGGTCGAACACCCCGTCGTAGAAGGGGAACCGGTGCGCCGGCGAGAGCAGGAGCGGGAACAGGCCCCTTGACGCCACGAACTCGTTCATCGGCTTCCCGGCGACGTCGAGCACGGATGTGACGACGGTGACGCCGCGCTCCCTCATCCGGGCGGCGAAGTTGGCCGCGCCGCCGGCGACGTCGAAGCCGATCCGGATCTTGGACGCGCCCAGGCGCAGCACGTCGTCGACGAGGAACTCGTGGCCGCCGCGAGCGGGTGCGACCCAGCGGCGGTGGTCGAGGCCCATGCCGGAGGCCGGGAGCGGGGCGCGGGGCCCACGGGAGAGGCACCGACGGCGGGGCAGCGGCTCGCAGCCCTTGGAGACGAGGCGGCGCGGGAGGGTGGCGTTGCGCGGGCAGGCGGAGTGGGGCGCGTAGGACATGAAGGCCGAGAGGAGGGCCAGCGCGGACGGGGAGCGGAGGCAGGAGGCCGCGACGGAGGCCGGCATGTGGGTGAGCCCCGTCCGCGCGTCGCGGCCGAGCGGCAGCGCGTGCGGGGTGAGGAAGAGCAGCAGCTCAGGGGGCAGGCCGTCCGGGAGGcgggcgccgggggaggaggaggcgccgccgatctcgagcgcgatggcggcgACGTGCGCGGAGaggttggaggaggaggagaagggggctgTGGTGGCGGGGtcgtggaggggggagggggcgaagaaggcgaagaaggcgaggaggttggtggagaggagggagagcAGCATGAGGAGGTTGAGCGGCGCCGGGGAGCAGAGGCAGGAGAGGGGCCCGCCGTGCCGGCGGCGGGGCGCCGGCAGCTTCAGGGACACCGACCCCATGGCGCGCCCCCGAGAAGAGGGAGGAAAGGCGGCGGCTTTTAAGAGCTCGGCTAGTGGGAACTCCGGCACGGCGCGGCCGGGAGGGATCTCCGGCTGCCGGCTTGCTCAGCGAGAGCGAGAGCGAGTGGAGTGGGGGGACTGGGAGTGAGATAGCGATGGCCGAGGGGAGGGGGTTGTCGTTGTGTACGACATCCGGTCTCGTAGATACCTTAATTTATTTGTGTTATTCCAAACACAGTACATACTAAGTACATTTCTTTATAAAATACTCCTACATCAGGTTCTAGGTTTGGCCTAATTCAAATGTTTTATAAACTTTGGTCGAgtctataaaaataaaaatacaataaAGCTAAAAATCTGACATCTGATTtttagagaaaagaaaaaggactCATGGTGGTGCCGCGATTCTAGCGGGCCGGAGCTGCCAGAGGTGAGGCACGACCGAAGGTGCTCCTATCCTATGGGACGGAAATCCTATAACCTGGGTCGCCCACGCCCGATGGCTGGACCAAGTCAGGCGCTTGACGCGTGGCAGAAACGAATCTCAAAGCAGCGGGGCTCATTTATTCCCCAATTCAGCTACCAAATCCCTATTCTCATCAGACCAAATCATCCCTGAACGGTTCATCTACCTGTGAGCGTTTCATCTCCATGCCCCTTTTCCTCTCGCTGTGACGGAACGCCAAGATGGCGATCGACCTTGAAGACGAGGGTAGTGCGGCAAACGGCAGCCAAGGAACAGACATGGAAGCCTCTCCGCCGGATCAATCTCTGCCCACCGCTCCTCCACCGGTGGTAAGTATATTTTACATCTACAGACATACAACCCCTGCTGCACAAATCCTCTTTTGACTGATTTCATACCCTCACAGCAATCACCACGGGAATACCCAAACTTTCCGTTGGATGAAACCAGCGGTCAGCCAAGGGCGAGGAACACACCAAGGAATGATTTTGACCTGCAAGATGGAGATAATGTAAATAAGGTTCATAATATTTATGTTCTTGCAATAAGTTATTCAATAACTGAAAATAAAGTAACACATGGTTGCAGGCTAATAATCAGGATACATCATCTGAAAATAGTGTTCCAACAGTTGGGATGTTCTTTCAATCAGAGGAAGAGGCATACAAGTTCTATAATTCTTATGCCGAAGCTAATGGATTCAGCATTAGGAGGTGCCACAGAAAGTACAGAGCAGATGGGACATTAGCTTCAAGATATTTTGTTTGTAGCAAATCAGGTGTGAAGGCTACTCATCTAACACATGTAACCAAGAAAGAACAAGCTACTTCGAGGACAGCTTGCATGGCTCGTGTTCAATTCAGCATCACTCGGGAGGGTATTTGGAATGTTCAGAAAGTTATACTCGATCACAATCATCAGTTGGTAAGTCCAGATAAAAGGCACATGCTTAGATCTCAACGTCAACTTTTAGACGCTGACCGCCACATGATTAAACAAATGAGGACAACCGAAATTAGACAATCTGAAATATATGATTATTGTGAGCAATTGTATGGTAAGGATGGTGTACCCTTCTTGCAAATGGATTGCAACAATTACTTGCGAAGTGAGCGCATGAAGTATTTAGAATCCAAAGATGCAGAAACACTTATGGAGTATTTGAAGAATAAGCAAGTTGAGGACCCTTCATTCTT harbors:
- the LOC123412277 gene encoding probable methyltransferase At1g29790, whose product is MGSVSLKLPAPRRRHGGPLSCLCSPAPLNLLMLLSLLSTNLLAFFAFFAPSPLHDPATTAPFSSSSNLSAHVAAIALEIGGASSSPGARLPDGLPPELLLFLTPHALPLGRDARTGLTHMPASVAASCLRSPSALALLSAFMSYAPHSACPRNATLPRRLVSKGCEPLPRRRCLSRGPRAPLPASGMGLDHRRWVAPARGGHEFLVDDVLRLGASKIRIGFDVAGGAANFAARMRERGVTVVTSVLDVAGKPMNEFVASRGLFPLLLSPAHRFPFYDGVFDLVHVGTAALDEAGAPAMGQAATPEALEFFMFDVDRVLRAGGLLWIDSYLCQSEERRRVVAKLIERFGYKKLKWVVGEKAGGASTSTYLSAVLRKPARS